ATGGTGTCCACATTGGTTTGCAGATCGGACGGAACGGGATGGCCGTTCGACCGCACCAGTGCCATCATCGTATCGGGCGCGCCCTTGCGAATACTGGTGCCGTCGAAATCCACGCCCGACATGCGCGTCTGGGCGCTGAACGGGACGAAATGCATTCCCTGGGGTGCGGCTTCGCTGGGACCGATCGTCTGTCCGCGCAGACCGTATTTCTCCTTGGCCAGCACGACGATCGAGCGGCCCTCGGGGGTCTCGTCGGCCAGGGAGGCCAGCTGGGCCGCCTCGGCCAGCTCCCTGGCCGGGACCCCGCCGACGGGGATCAGCTCGACCGCCTGGCGGTTGCCCAGGGTGATCGTGCCGGTCTTGTCGAGCAGCAGCACATCCACGTCGCCGGCGGCTTCCACCGCCCGGCCCGACATGGCGATCACGTTGCGCTGGATCATGCGGTCCATGCCGGCGATGCCGATGGCCGAGAGCAGGCCGCCGATGGTGGTCGGGATCAGGCAGACCAAGAGAGCCACCAGCACGGTGATGGTGATGGGCGTACCCTGCCCGGCGACCCCCACGCTGTACAGCGAGTAAGGCAGCAGCGTGGCGCACACGATCAGGAAGATGATCGTGAAGCCTGCCAGCAGGATGTCGAGGGCGATCTCGTTGGGCGTCTTCTGGCGCTTGGCACCTTCCACCAGGCTGATCATACGGTCGAGGAAACCCTCGCCGGGGTCGGCGGTGACGCGCACCACCAGCCAGTCAGAGAGCAGGCGCGTCCCGCCGGTGACCGCGCTGCGGTCCCCGCCCGCTTCACGGATCACGGGCGCGCTCTCGCCGGTGACGGCGCTCTCGTCGACCGAGGCGACGCCTTCGACGATCTCGCCATCGACCGGCAGGACGTCGCCGGCCTCCACCAGGAAGATGTCGCCCTTGCGCAGGACCGTCGAGGCGACCAGCTCGAATTTGGCCTGGCGATTCGAGCCGTGCAGCTTCTTGGCCTGGGTCGTCTGGCGGGTGCGGCGCAGGGCTTCCGCCTGGGCCTTGCCGCGCCCTTCGGCCACGGCTTCGGAAAAGTTGGCGAACAGCACGGTGAACCACAGCCACAGGGCCACCCCGCCGATGAAACCGGCCGGCGCTTCTCCCTTACCAAACAAGGCCTGGATCCATAAGACGGTGGTCAGCACGCTGCCGACTTCCACCACGAACATGACGGGGTTGCGAACCATCTTGCGCGGGTCGAGCTTGACGAACGAATCCAGCACGGCGCGCTGGTACAGCTCCGGCCGAAACACGGATCGTTTTTTGAGTTGAATGGTCATTCTTAATCCAATCTAGTGAAAAATCATTAAATGCTCTACGATCGGCCCCAGCGCCAGGGCGGGCAGGAAGCCCAGCGCCCCGACGATCACTACGACGGCGATCAGCCAGACGACGAAGAGCGGCGTGTGGGTGGCCAGCGTCCCCGCCCCGGCCGGGACCTTCTTCTTCAGTGCCAGCGAGCCGCCAATGGCCAAAGCCGGGATCGCCAGCCAGTAGCGGGCGAAGAACATGATGATGCCCAGCGCCGTATTGTAGAACGGGGTGTTCACGCCGAGTCCCGCAAAGGCGCTGCCGTTGTTGGCGGTCGCCGACGAGAAGGCGTACAGGATTTCGGTAAAGCCGTGCGGGCCGGGGTTGAGAACGCCGGCCTGACCGGCGGGGGTCATCACGCCGACCGCGGTGCCGACCAGGGCAGTAAAGACCGGGATGAGCAGGATCAGCGAGGCCATTTTCATCTCGTAGGATTCGATCTTCTTCCCCAGGTACTCGGGCGTGCGCCCGACCATCAGCCCGGCGACGAAGACCGCCACGATGACGAAGGCCAGCATGCCGTACAACCCGGAGCCGACGCCGCCATAGATGACCTCACCCAGGTGCAGCAGCCACATGGGGATCATGCCGCCGATGGGCATGTTCGAATCGTGCATCGAGTCGACCGAGCCGTTGGAGGCGGCCGTCGTGGCGGTGGCCCACAAAGCCGAATTGGCCACGCCGAAGCGCACCTCCTTGCCCTCCATGTTCCCACCCGGATTGATATTGCTCTGCCGGATGTCGACGCCCAGGGCGGCGATGGTCGGGTTGCCAGTCTGTTCGGCCCACACCTCGACTCCCAACAGCACCACAAAGATCAGCGTCATGGACGCCAGGATGGCCCAACCCTGGCGCGTATCTCCAACCATCTTGCCGAAGGTGTAGCACAAGGCGGCCGGGATGAGCAGGAGCGAGAGCATCTCGAGGAAATTGGAGAGCGGGGTCGGGTTCTCGAAGGGATGCGCCGAGTTGACGTTGAAGAAACCGCCGCCGTTGGTGCCGAGCTGCTTGATGGCGATCTGCGAAGCCGCCGGACCGACGGCCAGCACCTGCTGCGTCACTGCGCTGCCGCTGGCGTCGGTCGCCGGCTGCAGCAGCGCCACGGTTTTGTAGGCGCTGAAGGTCTGCACCGTGCCCTGCGAGACAAGCACGAGAGCCAGGATCAGGGCCAGCGGCAGGAGGATGTAG
The DNA window shown above is from Terriglobales bacterium and carries:
- the kdpB gene encoding potassium-transporting ATPase subunit KdpB — protein: MTIQLKKRSVFRPELYQRAVLDSFVKLDPRKMVRNPVMFVVEVGSVLTTVLWIQALFGKGEAPAGFIGGVALWLWFTVLFANFSEAVAEGRGKAQAEALRRTRQTTQAKKLHGSNRQAKFELVASTVLRKGDIFLVEAGDVLPVDGEIVEGVASVDESAVTGESAPVIREAGGDRSAVTGGTRLLSDWLVVRVTADPGEGFLDRMISLVEGAKRQKTPNEIALDILLAGFTIIFLIVCATLLPYSLYSVGVAGQGTPITITVLVALLVCLIPTTIGGLLSAIGIAGMDRMIQRNVIAMSGRAVEAAGDVDVLLLDKTGTITLGNRQAVELIPVGGVPARELAEAAQLASLADETPEGRSIVVLAKEKYGLRGQTIGPSEAAPQGMHFVPFSAQTRMSGVDFDGTSIRKGAPDTMMALVRSNGHPVPSDLQTNVDTIARSGGTPLVVVRNGRALGVIHLKDIVKGGIKERFAQLRKMGIKTVMITGDNPLTAAAIAAEAGVDDFLAQATPEAKLKLIRDSQAGGRLVAMTGDGTNDAPALAQADVAVAMNTGTQAAKEAGNMVDLDSNPTKLIEVVEIGKQMLMT
- the kdpA gene encoding potassium-transporting ATPase subunit KdpA; this encodes MNIFSWLQLILYMVVLIALAKPLGLFMTKVYQGERTFLDPLLRPLERLIYRLCGVHPDEEMNWKVYAIAVMLFNGLGLLVVYALQRIQGFLPLNPQGFGAVSPDSSWNTAVSFATNTNWQGYGGEVTMSYLTQMLALTTQNFVSAATGMAVLVAMIRGIARHTAKTVGNFWTDLTRTTLYILLPLALILALVLVSQGTVQTFSAYKTVALLQPATDASGSAVTQQVLAVGPAASQIAIKQLGTNGGGFFNVNSAHPFENPTPLSNFLEMLSLLLIPAALCYTFGKMVGDTRQGWAILASMTLIFVVLLGVEVWAEQTGNPTIAALGVDIRQSNINPGGNMEGKEVRFGVANSALWATATTAASNGSVDSMHDSNMPIGGMIPMWLLHLGEVIYGGVGSGLYGMLAFVIVAVFVAGLMVGRTPEYLGKKIESYEMKMASLILLIPVFTALVGTAVGVMTPAGQAGVLNPGPHGFTEILYAFSSATANNGSAFAGLGVNTPFYNTALGIIMFFARYWLAIPALAIGGSLALKKKVPAGAGTLATHTPLFVVWLIAVVVIVGALGFLPALALGPIVEHLMIFH